A single genomic interval of Candidatus Korarchaeum sp. harbors:
- a CDS encoding nickel-dependent hydrogenase large subunit, whose protein sequence is MVERELFIDPITRIEGHLGVKAIVDESTKKIREAWSFGAMFRGFEVFLRGREPPDAIHLTSRVCGVCAASHANASAKANDMALGAVPKPFGVLIRNLAWAALDHIYDNPTHLSILAGPDYSGVIVSRLTPSVYGEAKRTKAEHSDVHGFSSIGDIMDALNPLQGKIYILALQMQKIARQMGVLFYGSHPHPRTLIPGGIGATVTEETLIEYSYRLTKLTAWAKFIATIWEDLANFYNSIGYERQGITYEKPNLISVGIYEDPEAYSSLGESYEEIYKNIDDAGRKRYMKPGLILDGELVTDKLTDMNLGTIELVDSSFYDEWDGLIVERDPLGNKLVWGMSEFMKYHPWNKTTIPRPQAQDWRSKYSWGAIVRFVWKGKIYPIEAGPIARMWAHAIQNGGKVKIELPQTAVLEMPQGTWDKMTLEWNIPKVRASTTIERMRARAFNFALHVEAAWNNLLAALEHAKSGSLETSRPWKKPAFSLGFGFDEAPRGSVRHWMVVENYKIKNYQIHAPTTPNLSPRDRWGYRGPYEASVLGVEITEELPPDQWTGLDIVRAIRSFDPCIACAVHMFVGNRRIEKLFTPIATV, encoded by the coding sequence ATGGTGGAGAGGGAGCTCTTCATAGATCCTATAACTAGGATAGAGGGTCACTTGGGGGTAAAAGCTATCGTTGATGAGAGCACGAAGAAGATAAGGGAAGCTTGGAGCTTCGGCGCTATGTTCAGAGGTTTCGAGGTATTCCTCAGGGGGAGGGAGCCTCCCGATGCTATACATTTAACCAGTAGAGTATGCGGTGTCTGCGCAGCATCTCACGCAAATGCATCCGCTAAAGCGAATGATATGGCGTTAGGCGCTGTCCCCAAGCCGTTCGGAGTGCTCATAAGGAACCTCGCTTGGGCGGCTCTCGATCACATATACGATAATCCGACTCACTTGAGTATATTAGCTGGCCCCGATTACAGCGGCGTGATAGTATCGAGACTGACCCCCTCAGTGTACGGTGAAGCCAAGAGGACTAAAGCAGAGCACTCGGATGTGCACGGTTTCTCCAGTATAGGGGATATAATGGACGCCCTGAACCCACTCCAGGGGAAGATATACATCTTAGCATTACAGATGCAGAAGATCGCCAGGCAGATGGGAGTGCTGTTCTACGGGAGTCACCCCCATCCCAGGACACTGATCCCAGGGGGGATAGGTGCGACTGTCACGGAGGAGACCCTGATAGAGTACTCATACAGGCTCACGAAATTGACCGCTTGGGCGAAATTCATCGCTACAATATGGGAGGATCTCGCGAACTTCTACAACTCCATAGGTTATGAGAGGCAGGGGATCACGTATGAGAAACCTAATCTGATCAGCGTAGGTATCTATGAGGATCCGGAGGCTTACTCCTCACTTGGAGAGAGCTACGAGGAGATATACAAGAACATAGATGATGCTGGCAGGAAGAGGTACATGAAACCCGGTCTGATATTGGACGGGGAGCTCGTCACTGATAAGTTGACTGATATGAATTTAGGGACCATAGAGCTAGTCGACTCCTCCTTCTACGATGAGTGGGATGGCCTGATAGTAGAGAGGGATCCTCTGGGCAATAAGCTGGTCTGGGGGATGAGTGAGTTTATGAAGTATCACCCCTGGAATAAGACGACTATCCCTCGCCCACAAGCTCAAGATTGGCGTTCTAAGTACAGCTGGGGCGCTATAGTCAGGTTCGTTTGGAAGGGTAAGATCTACCCGATAGAAGCAGGGCCTATAGCTAGGATGTGGGCTCACGCCATACAGAACGGGGGTAAGGTGAAGATAGAGCTCCCCCAGACAGCTGTACTAGAGATGCCCCAAGGTACGTGGGATAAGATGACTTTAGAGTGGAACATACCGAAGGTGAGGGCATCGACGACTATAGAGAGGATGAGGGCTAGGGCATTCAATTTCGCACTTCACGTGGAAGCAGCTTGGAACAACTTATTGGCTGCTCTAGAGCATGCGAAATCCGGTAGCTTGGAGACCTCAAGGCCTTGGAAGAAGCCAGCGTTCTCTTTGGGATTCGGGTTCGATGAAGCTCCCAGAGGCTCTGTGAGGCACTGGATGGTCGTGGAGAATTACAAGATAAAGAATTACCAGATACATGCGCCCACAACTCCGAACCTGTCCCCGAGGGATAGGTGGGGATACAGAGGGCCGTATGAGGCATCAGTCTTGGGAGTGGAGATAACGGAGGAGCTCCCTCCAGATCAATGGACGGGTCTAGACATAG
- a CDS encoding twin-arginine translocase TatA/TatE family subunit has product MIAPATVKLMQFGGIGVWEILLIVLIALILFGPRKLPELARAMGEALREFKRAASSVEEGQKSPSQSERVEGKVSIRELAMSLGIDVSGKTDEELLEEIKSRVKSSG; this is encoded by the coding sequence ATGATAGCCCCTGCTACAGTCAAGCTGATGCAGTTCGGGGGGATCGGTGTCTGGGAGATCTTGCTGATAGTGTTAATAGCTTTAATCCTCTTCGGCCCCAGGAAATTGCCCGAGTTAGCGAGGGCAATGGGTGAAGCATTGAGAGAGTTCAAGAGGGCGGCTAGCTCTGTGGAGGAGGGTCAAAAGAGCCCCTCTCAGAGCGAGAGAGTTGAGGGAAAGGTTAGCATCAGGGAGTTGGCTATGAGCTTGGGTATAGATGTATCAGGCAAGACTGATGAAGAGCTTTTGGAGGAGATAAAATCTAGGGTTAAAAGTAGTGGATGA
- a CDS encoding hyaluronate lyase → MLDFPRIQKLAAETLKQGRVNLIWFEAQDCAGDTIALIEGDAPDLVQVLVGENPAIGPGRVKLVYHETIMPEWGEDAIEYLRRAERGELDPYVLVIEGSFPDEEVAARNNGWWFSLGEEGGRIVTGNEWVRRLLKRAVAVVCVGTCASYGGVVASQVLESGGYAADGWSPTGAFGFFDDPVKGIKGAVSRWEEAKPFKKFIEGRRGVQISPTSDVRPAIAVPGCPANGNATLRVLGHLILAADGILPLPKLDSYWRPLYIYGNTVHEQCPRAGFYAAGDFRVNPGDNDPKCLFQVGCKGPVSNCPWNRVGWIEGIGGPTRTGGVCIGCTMPGFPDKFEPFYKPLQAPALPDVTTLAATLAGAAVAGLAAGYAVSESAKKRKE, encoded by the coding sequence ATGTTAGATTTCCCTAGGATTCAGAAATTAGCAGCGGAGACTCTGAAACAGGGTAGAGTGAACTTGATATGGTTCGAAGCTCAAGATTGCGCTGGAGATACTATCGCCCTGATAGAGGGGGATGCGCCCGATCTCGTCCAAGTCTTAGTCGGTGAGAATCCAGCGATAGGCCCCGGGAGAGTGAAGTTAGTCTATCACGAGACGATAATGCCCGAGTGGGGAGAGGATGCTATAGAATACCTGAGGAGAGCTGAGAGGGGGGAGCTGGATCCCTACGTTCTAGTAATAGAGGGATCGTTCCCCGATGAGGAAGTAGCCGCTAGGAACAACGGCTGGTGGTTCTCACTGGGGGAGGAAGGAGGCAGGATTGTGACGGGGAATGAATGGGTGAGGAGGTTATTGAAGAGAGCAGTAGCAGTTGTCTGCGTCGGCACTTGTGCTTCATACGGGGGGGTAGTCGCCTCGCAAGTTCTAGAGAGCGGGGGTTACGCTGCCGATGGATGGAGCCCCACTGGAGCTTTCGGTTTCTTCGACGATCCTGTCAAGGGGATAAAGGGGGCTGTGAGCAGGTGGGAGGAAGCTAAACCGTTCAAAAAATTCATAGAGGGGAGGAGGGGTGTGCAGATATCACCTACGAGTGACGTGAGACCGGCTATAGCAGTTCCAGGTTGTCCAGCTAATGGTAATGCTACACTGAGAGTGCTGGGTCATCTGATACTAGCCGCTGACGGTATCCTCCCGCTCCCCAAGTTAGATAGCTACTGGAGGCCCCTCTACATCTACGGGAACACTGTGCATGAACAATGCCCCAGGGCAGGCTTCTATGCAGCCGGGGACTTCAGAGTCAATCCGGGCGATAATGATCCGAAATGCTTGTTCCAAGTCGGTTGTAAGGGGCCTGTGAGCAACTGCCCCTGGAACAGAGTGGGGTGGATAGAGGGGATAGGAGGGCCCACTAGGACTGGGGGCGTCTGTATCGGGTGCACGATGCCAGGCTTCCCCGATAAATTCGAGCCCTTCTACAAGCCACTTCAAGCCCCAGCTTTGCCTGATGTAACGACTCTAGCAGCTACTTTAGCTGGAGCCGCTGTAGCTGGACTCGCAGCAGGCTACGCTGTGAGCGAATCAGCTAAGAAGAGAAAGGAGTGA